The genomic segment TAGGATTTTGTGGCAGACAAATGGTAGCTCCCAATTCCATCATCGCTTGGTTATGGTCACCGGGATGGGTTACATTTAAAAAATCATCAGCTAATGCTTGCAATTCTCTATCCGCTTTGGGTCCAAGGATATTACTTTCGTATAAAAATAGACGAGAGAGAACTCGTTTTACGTTCCCATCTAAAACAGCATAGGGCTTATCATAGGCAATCGAAAGAACCGCTCTTGCAGTATATGGACCGATTCCTGGAATTTGCAGAGCCTCCTCTAGGGTTTTTGGGAAGGCACCATTGTATTGGCTCATCAAAAAGATGGCTGCCTTTCTTAAATTTCTTGCTCTAGAATAGTAACCAAGACCTGACCAACTGGCGAGCACTTCGTCTTCGCTAGCTTTCGCAAGTGTTGCTACATCTGGAAACTTTGAAATAAATCGGTTGTAAAGTGGTAACATCGCAGATACACGTGTTTGTTGGAGCATCACTTCAGATACCCAAATGCGATAAGCTACTTTATTTTGGCGGAAGGGTAAATCTCGTTTTTGGTTCTGGAACCAATAGAAGAGTGATTCTTGGGCTGTCAAATTTCCGTATCTTGGATGGAATAACGGAGGTATGTGTTACATGTCCCCTCTTCGGTATACCGAACCAAATCATAGTCTAACCTAGCCGAACGAAAAAACCTAGAATGAGCAAGTCTCTCGCGAATTTCTTGGCGTATGTGATCTCGCGCCTCTGCTCTTTTGGAATAAAAAGCAGGTGAGAGGATCTCACTTTTATAGGATAGATTTCCATCTCGGTAAATTGCAATAGTAACTTGGACTCGATATTGTCTTCGTAGATTCGGTTTGACTTCAGTATTCATACTCTGGTCTTGGGCTTGGGCTCTGATACCATTTTCGACCTTCCCTAGTCTAAAATTGAAAGCCCTTTGGGATTTTCGAAAGCTTGCTGAAAATTTCGCATTTATTTTTCTAGATAATGAGACCATAACCACGCCATGAATACTAAATACAATGAATCCCCTTTTTTCTATAAACGCAGACCTACACGTGAGGTCAAAGTTGGTGATGTTGGTATAGGTGGTAAAAACCCAATTCGGGTTCAGTCCATGATAACATCTAACACGAGAGATACGGAAGCCAGTATTGAACAGATTGCGGCCCTTGAGCGTGTGGGCTCAGAAATTGTTCGCCTAACAGTACCTAGCCAGGCAGATGCAGACAATTTACCAGAAATCAGAAAACGAATGAAAGCACTCGGCCTGAAGGTGCCTCTCGTTGCTGATATTCATTTTACTCCCCAAGTTGCATTGAAGTGTGTGGAGTGGGTGGAAAAGGTTAGGATCAATCCAGGAAACTTTGCCGACAAAAAGAAATTTGATGTTATCGAATACACCGACAGAGAATACGAAGAGGAATTGGAAAGAATCGAAGAAGTTTTCACGCCATTGGTATTACGGGCAAAAGAACTCGGTGTTGCCATGCGCATTGGAACAAACCATGGATCCCTTAGCGATAGGATCATGAATCGGTATGGGGACACTCCGCAAGGTATGGTAGAGAGTGCCTTAGAATTCATCCGTATAGCTGAACGCAATTCTTACAGAGACATCGTTGTTTCCATGAAGGCCTCCAATCCACAGGTGATGGTCCAGGCCTACCGACTCCTTGTTTCCAAATTTTATGAACTATCCATGGATTATCCATTGCACTTGGGGGTAACGGAAGCTGGAGATGGAAAAGATGGAAGGATAAAATCT from the Leptospira ryugenii genome contains:
- the mutY gene encoding A/G-specific adenine glycosylase; its protein translation is MTAQESLFYWFQNQKRDLPFRQNKVAYRIWVSEVMLQQTRVSAMLPLYNRFISKFPDVATLAKASEDEVLASWSGLGYYSRARNLRKAAIFLMSQYNGAFPKTLEEALQIPGIGPYTARAVLSIAYDKPYAVLDGNVKRVLSRLFLYESNILGPKADRELQALADDFLNVTHPGDHNQAMMELGATICLPQNPKCLLCPLRTICKASETEKTALIPIRESKKEKHILKGRILWMECSGEVLLIKTDGFRFLKGMYRLPMLFDSPYPTKEYEPDGLSLFLAEQMKGQVSRASIRHSITHHAMQLDLFFRNFTSKEREHLDASIGSDKEFLWVKMESLETYFPSSLARKTKKALESS